A single region of the Pontibacter kalidii genome encodes:
- a CDS encoding cupin domain-containing protein codes for MTKQSPTPYLLQPHGNIPNNPQLPLLVYQQVFTRHDDLESQFKEAFSKNNWRGSWVNGVFGYHHYHSTSHEVLGVAAGSAILILGGPGGKVLEVKAGDMLVLPAGTGHCLKSSAPGFRVVGAYPARQENYDICTEKDDPEEKRGNIVQVTLPTADPVLGEDGPLLRHWKKV; via the coding sequence ATGACGAAACAATCACCAACCCCTTATCTACTCCAGCCTCACGGCAATATCCCGAACAACCCGCAGCTGCCCCTGCTGGTGTATCAGCAGGTATTTACACGGCACGATGACCTGGAAAGTCAATTTAAAGAGGCCTTCAGCAAAAATAACTGGCGCGGCAGTTGGGTAAACGGCGTGTTCGGTTACCACCACTACCACAGCACGTCGCATGAGGTGCTGGGCGTGGCGGCGGGTTCAGCCATACTTATACTTGGCGGACCGGGCGGCAAAGTGCTGGAGGTAAAGGCTGGCGACATGCTGGTGCTGCCGGCTGGGACAGGCCATTGCCTAAAATCCTCCGCCCCCGGTTTTAGGGTGGTAGGCGCCTATCCTGCCAGGCAGGAAAACTATGACATCTGCACTGAAAAAGACGATCCGGAGGAAAAGAGAGGCAATATCGTGCAAGTGACTTTGCCCACTGCCGATCCGGTGCTCGGGGAAGATGGCCCGTTGCTGCGGCACTGGAAGAAAGTATAA
- a CDS encoding PQQ-dependent sugar dehydrogenase: MNKTTYLYTLLAAAILGLGGCNSTSSPTASTDAAANAVVTAAPEAGLQGAKASYVSYCSGCHGEELEAFADRKWKHGSSDEDLFKAIKHGYPDEGMPAFDETFTDEQINGLVAYIQQGIKEVKAYDFGEEKTVAAVQESEEQHFRLDTVVTGLDVPWGMAFLPGGDMLITDRSGTLYRHSKDKKLQKVEGAPKVLSQGQGGLLDVELHPDFAKNNTIYLSYSALKEEGGNTLSTTAVMRAKLAGNKLTEQQVIFEALPYSKTRHHYGSRLEFDRDGYLYLSVGDRGNHDENPQDLARHAGKVHRIKDDGSIPSDNPFVNQQGAVASTFSYGHRNIQGMALHPQTGAMWTHEHGPRGGDEVNIAEKSKNYGWPVISYGINYNGTVLTELTRKEGMEQPLYYWVPSIGPSGMAFVTGSRYKNWEGDLMVGSLRFQFLSRLKMDGNKILSEEKLLKNIGRVRDVKMSPDGYLYVAVEQPGVIYRLVPVE; this comes from the coding sequence ATGAATAAAACAACCTACCTGTATACTTTGCTGGCTGCCGCCATACTTGGCCTTGGCGGTTGCAACAGCACCTCCTCACCCACTGCCTCCACCGATGCTGCTGCCAACGCCGTGGTTACTGCTGCACCGGAGGCCGGCCTGCAGGGCGCTAAGGCTTCGTACGTTAGCTATTGCTCCGGCTGCCACGGCGAGGAACTGGAGGCTTTTGCCGACCGCAAGTGGAAACACGGCAGCTCCGACGAAGACCTGTTCAAGGCCATCAAACATGGTTATCCGGACGAGGGCATGCCTGCTTTTGACGAGACATTCACCGACGAGCAGATCAACGGCTTGGTAGCCTATATACAGCAGGGTATCAAAGAAGTAAAGGCCTATGATTTTGGCGAAGAGAAAACAGTGGCGGCTGTACAGGAGTCGGAGGAGCAGCATTTCCGCCTCGACACGGTAGTTACCGGTTTGGATGTGCCTTGGGGCATGGCTTTTCTGCCGGGTGGCGACATGCTGATCACGGACAGATCAGGCACTCTCTACCGCCACTCCAAGGATAAGAAACTGCAGAAAGTAGAAGGCGCGCCAAAGGTGCTCTCGCAGGGCCAGGGCGGTTTGCTGGATGTGGAGCTGCACCCGGATTTTGCGAAGAACAATACCATCTACCTCTCCTACTCTGCTCTTAAAGAGGAAGGCGGCAATACCCTCTCTACCACCGCCGTAATGCGCGCTAAGCTGGCCGGAAACAAACTGACGGAGCAGCAGGTGATCTTTGAGGCGCTGCCTTACTCCAAAACCCGCCACCACTACGGCTCCCGGCTGGAGTTCGACCGCGACGGCTATTTATACTTGTCGGTAGGCGACCGCGGCAACCACGACGAAAACCCGCAGGACCTGGCCCGCCACGCCGGCAAGGTACACCGTATCAAGGACGACGGCAGTATTCCTTCGGATAACCCCTTCGTGAACCAACAAGGCGCTGTAGCCAGCACTTTCTCCTATGGCCACCGCAACATACAGGGTATGGCGCTGCACCCGCAAACCGGCGCCATGTGGACACACGAGCATGGCCCAAGAGGCGGTGACGAAGTGAATATTGCCGAGAAAAGCAAAAACTATGGCTGGCCTGTTATCTCCTACGGCATCAACTACAATGGCACCGTGCTAACCGAGCTAACCAGGAAAGAAGGGATGGAGCAGCCGCTGTACTACTGGGTACCTTCCATCGGCCCGTCAGGCATGGCCTTCGTTACTGGCAGCCGCTACAAAAACTGGGAAGGAGACCTGATGGTAGGTTCGCTGCGCTTCCAGTTTTTGAGTCGCTTGAAAATGGATGGGAATAAGATCCTGAGCGAGGAGAAGCTACTCAAGAACATTGGCCGCGTGCGCGATGTGAAGATGAGTCCGGATGGCTACCTGTATGTAGCCGTGGAACAGCCCGGAGTTATCTATAGGCTGGTGCCGGTAGAGTAA
- a CDS encoding S10 family peptidase — protein MRKLLALAILLAIVVLPAAAQRRAINPDSTVTTKHQVTIKGQRVPYTATTGTQPVWGEDGKTIAGLFYTYYERSDVKNRDARPLVISFNGGPGSASVWMHIAYTGPRLLNIDEEGYPVQPYGFRENPESILDIADIVFVNPVNTGYSRMAEGVDKDKMKEKFFGVQADVKYLAEWINTFVTRKSRWASPKYLIGESYGTTRVSGLALELQNTQWMYLNGVILVSPTELGIARSGPVDAALRLPYFAATAWYHNKLPQDLQQKDLTDMLPEVEEFTVNELIPAIAKGGFLEEAKKKEIAGKMARYAGISEQSILQHNLDVPTNFFWKELLRQEGYTVGRLDSRYKGIDRQVAGVRPDFNAELTSWLHSFTPAINMYLRDELKYKTDVKYNMFGPVRPWDNSNDNTGENLRQAMAQNPYLHVMFQAGYYDGATDYFNAKYSMWQLDPSGRLRDRLSYKGYRSGHMMYLRQEDLVSANEDIRAFIRSSLPKKGQPAMY, from the coding sequence ATGAGAAAGCTTCTGGCACTGGCCATACTTCTGGCCATCGTAGTGCTTCCGGCAGCGGCCCAGCGCCGCGCCATCAACCCTGATTCTACGGTTACTACCAAACACCAGGTAACCATAAAAGGGCAGCGGGTACCTTATACCGCCACCACCGGCACCCAGCCTGTTTGGGGCGAGGACGGCAAAACCATCGCCGGCCTCTTTTATACCTATTACGAACGCTCCGATGTAAAAAACCGCGATGCCCGCCCCCTGGTAATTTCTTTTAACGGTGGCCCGGGCTCTGCCTCTGTTTGGATGCACATTGCCTACACCGGCCCACGCCTGCTCAACATCGACGAAGAGGGCTACCCGGTGCAGCCTTACGGCTTCCGCGAGAACCCTGAATCCATACTTGACATTGCCGACATTGTGTTTGTGAACCCGGTGAACACTGGCTACTCGCGCATGGCCGAGGGGGTGGACAAGGACAAGATGAAGGAGAAGTTCTTCGGCGTGCAGGCCGACGTGAAATACCTGGCCGAGTGGATTAACACCTTTGTGACGCGCAAAAGCCGCTGGGCCTCGCCGAAGTACCTGATCGGGGAAAGCTACGGTACCACCCGCGTGTCGGGACTGGCGCTGGAGCTGCAGAATACACAGTGGATGTACCTCAACGGGGTGATCCTGGTGTCGCCGACCGAGCTGGGCATTGCCAGAAGCGGCCCGGTGGATGCGGCGCTGCGCCTGCCCTACTTTGCCGCCACGGCCTGGTACCACAACAAGCTGCCGCAGGACCTGCAGCAGAAAGACCTGACCGATATGCTGCCGGAGGTGGAGGAATTCACCGTGAACGAGCTTATTCCAGCCATCGCGAAAGGTGGCTTCCTGGAGGAGGCGAAGAAGAAGGAAATCGCGGGGAAGATGGCGCGTTACGCCGGCATCTCGGAGCAAAGCATACTGCAGCACAACCTCGACGTGCCAACCAACTTCTTCTGGAAGGAGCTGCTCCGCCAGGAGGGCTACACCGTGGGTCGCCTCGACTCGCGCTACAAAGGCATTGACCGCCAGGTCGCCGGCGTGCGCCCTGATTTTAACGCCGAGCTAACTTCCTGGCTGCACTCCTTTACGCCGGCCATAAACATGTACCTGCGCGACGAGCTGAAGTATAAAACTGATGTGAAGTATAACATGTTCGGGCCGGTGCGCCCTTGGGATAACAGCAACGATAACACGGGCGAGAACCTGCGCCAGGCCATGGCCCAGAACCCGTACCTGCACGTCATGTTTCAGGCCGGGTACTACGATGGCGCCACCGACTACTTCAACGCCAAGTATAGCATGTGGCAACTTGACCCTAGCGGCCGCCTGAGAGATCGCCTGAGCTACAAAGGCTACCGCAGCGGCCACATGATGTACCTGCGACAAGAAGACCTAGTAAGCGCGAACGAAGACATCCGCGCGTTTATCCGCAGTTCCTTGCCCAAAAAAGGCCAGCCGGCTATGTACTAG
- a CDS encoding DUF3267 domain-containing protein produces MKDAPYIKTELSLTAAEANVQALVFMLPILVLYMVPYALLWPEQFSYQVIENFVLEQGGRVLFYPFLMLLVFVLGAVVHELLHGLTWAFFCKQGIRSIKYGVHWRYLTPYCHCQEMLPLRPYILGGMMPGLVMGLLPALAGMVTGNLLLFLFGLFFSIAASGDLLVLWMLRHAKSTDLVQDHPEKIGCYVLSRR; encoded by the coding sequence GTGAAGGACGCGCCATACATCAAGACAGAACTGAGCCTTACCGCCGCCGAGGCCAACGTGCAGGCGCTGGTGTTTATGCTGCCCATCCTGGTGCTGTACATGGTGCCTTATGCGCTGCTATGGCCGGAGCAGTTTAGCTATCAGGTGATAGAGAACTTTGTGCTGGAGCAGGGCGGGCGAGTGTTATTCTATCCTTTCCTGATGCTGCTGGTGTTTGTACTGGGGGCGGTGGTGCACGAGTTGCTGCACGGCCTCACCTGGGCGTTTTTCTGCAAGCAGGGCATTAGATCAATAAAGTATGGGGTGCACTGGCGCTACCTTACGCCCTACTGCCACTGCCAGGAAATGCTGCCGCTGCGCCCCTACATCCTGGGTGGCATGATGCCCGGTTTGGTAATGGGGCTGCTCCCGGCACTGGCAGGTATGGTGACGGGAAATCTGCTGCTCTTCCTTTTCGGACTGTTTTTCTCCATAGCCGCCTCCGGCGATCTGCTGGTGCTCTGGATGCTGCGCCACGCCAAGTCCACCGACCTGGTGCAGGACCACCCCGAGAAGATCGGCTGCTACGTGCTGAGCAGAAGGTAG
- a CDS encoding HAD family hydrolase, translating to MPHTQYDSLIFDLDGTLWDSTQTIADAWNAASAQFDFVDLTLTRQDIRNIAGMPYDAIYLKLFPSLNQEQRQQLQKTAARLELEYLQEKGGELYPQLQETLEMLQPKYKLFIVSNCQSGYIETFLQFFGLQPYFTDIACYGDQRLPKSENIRSVVQRHHLQRPVYIGDTQGDYSASEQAGVPFILARYGFGEVEAQVPGMESLAELQGLVQAEK from the coding sequence ATGCCTCACACCCAATACGACAGCCTTATTTTCGATCTCGACGGCACCCTCTGGGACTCTACCCAGACCATTGCCGATGCCTGGAATGCGGCCTCCGCCCAGTTTGACTTTGTAGATCTCACCCTTACCCGGCAGGACATTCGCAACATTGCCGGCATGCCCTACGATGCCATATACCTCAAGCTGTTCCCGAGCCTGAACCAGGAACAGCGACAGCAACTGCAGAAAACGGCAGCCAGGCTGGAGCTGGAGTACCTGCAGGAAAAGGGGGGCGAGCTATACCCGCAACTGCAGGAGACGCTGGAGATGCTGCAGCCAAAATATAAATTGTTTATTGTAAGCAACTGCCAGAGCGGTTACATCGAGACGTTTCTGCAGTTCTTTGGCCTGCAGCCATACTTTACCGACATCGCCTGCTACGGCGACCAGCGCCTGCCCAAGAGCGAGAACATCAGGTCCGTGGTGCAGCGCCATCACCTGCAGCGCCCCGTATACATTGGCGATACCCAGGGCGACTACAGTGCCAGCGAGCAGGCCGGTGTGCCGTTTATACTTGCCCGGTACGGATTTGGCGAAGTGGAGGCGCAGGTGCCAGGTATGGAGTCGCTGGCTGAGCTGCAGGGACTGGTGCAAGCAGAAAAGTGA
- a CDS encoding bifunctional 3,4-dihydroxy-2-butanone-4-phosphate synthase/GTP cyclohydrolase II — protein METNTTGDIRPLDSIEAAIEDIRQGKVVIVVDDDDRENEGDFVCAAEKITPEIVNFMATHGRGLICAPLTEERCDELGLELMVGRNTALHATPFTVSVDLIGHGCTTGISASDRAKTIYALVDPTTDPHSLGKPGHIFPLKAKKEGVLRRAGHTEASVDLARLAGLAPAGVLVEIMNEDGTMARLPDLVKVAERFDLKLISIKDLISYRLQKESLIDREIAVQMPTDFGVFDLYAFTQRSNGAKHLALVKGTWEEGEPVLVRVHSSCVTGDIFGSCRCDCGPQLHEAMRMVEREGKGVVVYMNQEGRGIGLLNKLKAYKLQEQGLDTVEANLELGFGMDERDYGVGAQILRDLGVSKMRLISNNPRKRTGLMGYGLEVVERVPIEVVPNEHNQKYLTTKRDKLGHEILKNLTIDK, from the coding sequence ATGGAAACCAATACAACTGGTGATATCAGACCGCTGGACAGCATTGAGGCTGCCATTGAGGATATACGCCAAGGCAAGGTAGTGATTGTGGTGGACGATGACGACCGCGAGAACGAGGGCGACTTTGTCTGCGCCGCCGAGAAGATTACGCCGGAGATCGTAAACTTTATGGCAACCCACGGCCGCGGCCTTATCTGCGCGCCACTTACTGAGGAGCGCTGCGACGAGCTGGGGCTGGAATTGATGGTAGGCCGTAACACCGCGCTGCACGCCACGCCTTTCACGGTATCGGTAGACCTGATCGGCCATGGCTGCACCACCGGCATCTCGGCCTCCGACCGTGCCAAAACCATTTATGCACTGGTAGACCCCACCACAGATCCGCACTCCTTGGGTAAGCCAGGGCATATTTTCCCGCTGAAGGCGAAGAAAGAAGGCGTGCTGCGCCGCGCCGGCCATACCGAGGCTTCCGTGGACCTGGCCCGTCTGGCTGGCCTGGCGCCGGCTGGTGTGCTGGTGGAGATCATGAACGAGGATGGCACCATGGCCCGCTTGCCGGATTTGGTAAAAGTGGCCGAGCGTTTCGACCTGAAGCTGATTTCGATAAAGGATCTGATCTCCTACCGCCTGCAGAAGGAAAGCCTGATAGACCGTGAGATTGCCGTGCAGATGCCAACCGACTTTGGCGTGTTCGACCTGTATGCCTTCACCCAGCGAAGCAACGGTGCCAAGCACCTGGCCCTGGTAAAAGGAACCTGGGAGGAAGGCGAGCCGGTGCTGGTGCGGGTGCACTCTTCCTGCGTTACCGGCGATATTTTCGGCTCCTGCCGCTGCGACTGTGGCCCGCAACTACATGAGGCCATGCGCATGGTGGAGCGCGAGGGCAAGGGCGTGGTCGTGTACATGAACCAGGAGGGCCGCGGCATCGGGCTGCTGAACAAGCTGAAGGCCTACAAACTGCAGGAGCAGGGGCTGGACACGGTGGAGGCGAACCTGGAGCTTGGCTTTGGCATGGATGAGCGCGACTACGGTGTGGGAGCGCAGATCCTGCGTGACCTGGGTGTTAGCAAGATGCGCCTTATATCTAACAACCCGCGCAAGCGCACCGGCTTGATGGGCTACGGGCTGGAGGTGGTGGAGCGCGTGCCGATTGAGGTAGTGCCGAACGAGCATAACCAGAAGTACCTGACCACCAAGCGAGACAAGCTGGGCCACGAGATCCTGAAGAACCTGACGATCGATAAATAA
- the dnaG gene encoding DNA primase — protein MSLIPKEIVDQVIAQADIAEVVGDFVSLKKKGQNMWACCPFHHEKSPSFSVSPAKGIYKCFGCGKAGNSVQFIMDVEGTGFPEAIKYLAKKYGIEIPEEQHDPEYAREQSERDSLFIVSDFAAKHFQQRLSAHEQGSIGQSYLKQRGLSAQTIKKFELGYSLEEWTDLTDTALKAGYQQKYLEASGLTIVKEDGKKYDRFRGRVMFPIHNVSGRVVGFGARTLKSNDKKSPKYLNSPESDIYHKSNVLYGLFQAKQAMRMQDMCYMVEGYLDVLSLHQGGIENVVASSGTSLTEGQIKLISRYTQNITVLYDGDAAGIKASLRGIDLILELGLNVNVVTFPAGEDPDSYIQKVGDTAFKAYLNEHAQDFISFKTSLYAKEAAGNPVKKAEAIKEVVASISKIPDAIKRTVFFRSCSLIFDIDEQVLISEYNKMHLQGRQQQQRSGGPEPDFAPPMPEEEPEKPASDADVLKRYEREIVRMLLNYPNRMLDDGLTTSQYMLEQLEDIDFRTPLYARFVELVTEKLSQGTVPVADDFINYPDQEIRTEAIHLLSDPYELSPNWATHQIYVPHETDLLPYGTERAVLRLKFVYLKLMIDEEALKLKIVTDPQEQVNRLVAVMNLKKLHKQIGDMLGIVVF, from the coding sequence ATGTCCCTCATCCCAAAAGAAATAGTTGACCAGGTTATTGCCCAGGCCGATATTGCGGAGGTGGTAGGCGATTTTGTGTCGCTCAAGAAAAAGGGCCAGAACATGTGGGCTTGCTGCCCGTTCCACCACGAGAAATCCCCATCCTTCTCGGTATCACCCGCCAAGGGCATCTACAAGTGCTTTGGCTGCGGCAAGGCGGGTAACTCGGTGCAGTTTATCATGGATGTGGAGGGCACCGGCTTTCCGGAGGCCATTAAGTACCTGGCCAAGAAGTATGGTATTGAGATACCCGAAGAGCAGCACGACCCGGAGTATGCCCGGGAGCAGAGCGAGCGGGATAGTCTGTTCATCGTATCTGATTTCGCGGCCAAGCACTTCCAGCAGCGCCTGAGCGCCCACGAGCAGGGAAGCATCGGACAATCCTATTTAAAGCAGCGGGGGCTCAGTGCGCAGACGATCAAGAAGTTCGAGCTGGGCTATAGCCTGGAGGAGTGGACTGACCTGACGGACACCGCGCTGAAAGCAGGCTATCAGCAGAAGTACCTGGAAGCATCGGGCCTGACAATTGTGAAGGAAGACGGCAAAAAGTATGACCGTTTCCGGGGCCGCGTCATGTTCCCGATCCATAACGTGTCGGGACGCGTCGTAGGCTTTGGAGCCCGCACCCTCAAATCCAACGACAAGAAAAGCCCGAAGTACCTCAACTCCCCGGAGTCCGACATCTACCACAAGAGTAATGTGCTGTATGGTCTGTTTCAGGCAAAGCAGGCCATGCGCATGCAGGACATGTGCTACATGGTGGAGGGTTACCTGGACGTGCTCTCGCTGCACCAGGGCGGGATCGAGAACGTGGTGGCCTCGTCCGGGACCTCGCTCACCGAGGGGCAGATCAAGCTAATTTCCCGTTACACCCAGAACATCACCGTACTGTACGATGGCGACGCGGCGGGCATCAAAGCCTCCCTGCGCGGGATAGACCTGATCCTGGAACTGGGCTTGAACGTGAACGTGGTTACTTTCCCGGCAGGCGAGGACCCGGACTCTTATATCCAGAAAGTAGGCGACACGGCCTTCAAAGCTTACCTGAATGAACACGCGCAGGATTTCATCTCCTTTAAAACCAGCCTCTATGCCAAGGAGGCGGCCGGTAACCCTGTCAAGAAAGCCGAGGCGATAAAAGAAGTTGTAGCTTCCATTTCCAAAATTCCGGATGCTATCAAGCGCACAGTGTTCTTCCGCAGCTGCAGCCTTATTTTCGATATTGATGAGCAGGTACTCATATCGGAGTACAACAAGATGCACCTGCAGGGGCGGCAGCAACAGCAGCGGTCTGGCGGCCCGGAGCCTGATTTTGCACCGCCGATGCCGGAAGAGGAGCCGGAAAAGCCTGCTTCTGATGCCGATGTCCTCAAAAGGTATGAGCGGGAGATCGTGCGCATGCTGCTGAACTACCCCAACCGCATGCTGGACGATGGCCTGACGACCAGTCAGTACATGCTGGAGCAACTGGAGGACATTGATTTCCGCACGCCGCTGTATGCCCGTTTCGTGGAACTGGTAACGGAGAAACTGAGTCAGGGTACGGTGCCTGTCGCGGATGATTTTATCAACTACCCGGACCAGGAGATCCGCACAGAGGCCATCCACCTGCTCTCAGACCCCTACGAACTGAGCCCGAACTGGGCCACGCACCAGATTTATGTTCCCCATGAAACCGACCTGCTGCCCTACGGAACCGAACGCGCCGTGCTCCGCCTCAAGTTCGTTTACCTGAAGTTGATGATTGACGAGGAGGCGCTGAAACTGAAAATCGTAACCGATCCGCAGGAGCAGGTGAACCGCCTGGTTGCTGTCATGAACCTAAAAAAGCTACACAAGCAGATAGGGGATATGCTCGGGATCGTGGTGTTTTAG